One Helianthus annuus cultivar XRQ/B chromosome 12, HanXRQr2.0-SUNRISE, whole genome shotgun sequence genomic region harbors:
- the LOC110893101 gene encoding protein FAR1-RELATED SEQUENCE 5-like translates to MKRAIKDVLPRSRHRLCMWHIWEKLKTKVGPVLSANTDFNTRMTRVVWNDTIIPEDFETEWHSIMSTFGLENHEWLKDMYDLRFDWIPAYYHGEDLAGLMRTTSRCESENYFFGQICHPRCTLVEFFTHFETAMDIQRHEHRRNDHDTRYIECKPWSDFVLEKQASEIYTQTIFKDIQIEIDAAITKCMSKSVDTVGDVQYFEIKDFRQPCTSFFKVQYNKEEDGLSINCSCKRFEQFGILCRHIFYVLRYEDISEFPRRYVHRRWTRDVVSMGSNHSNIRFDEIGRNSEIDKVYREIVVANEYVVNRLVGDLDELCRYRDHIKSYIDKADEVMVAAPPPTRKERFADIGGNIEKPDSMIRVPIKTRTKGCGVQKRIKSNREIAIQKSSKIQKSCRVCGGKGHNSRTCKDKVSSNAIGSSN, encoded by the exons ATGAAGAGAGCTATTAAGGATGTACTTCCAAGAAGTAGGCATAGGTTATGTATGTGGCATATATGGGAGAAATTGAAGACAAAG GTTGGTCCTGTTTTGTCAGCAAACACTGATTTTAATACAAGAATGACTCGTGTTGTTTGGAATGATACTATTATTCCAGAAGATTTTGAAACTGAGTGGCATTCAATAATGTCTACTTTTGGATTGGAAAATCATGAGTGGTTAAAAGACATGTACGATCTTCGATTTGATTGGATTCCTGCTTATTACCATGGAGAGGATTTGGCTGGGCTTATGCGTACTACCTCAAGATGTGAAAGCGAGAATTACTTCTTTGGTCAGATTTGCCATCCAAGATGTACACTTGTTGAATTTTTCACTCATTTTGAGACTGCAATGGATATTCAAAGGCATGAGCATAGGAGGAATGATCATGATACAAGGTATATTGAGTGTAAACCGTGGAGTGACTTTGTATTGGAGAAACAAGCATCAGAAATATACACCCAAACAATTTTTAAGGATATTCAAATTGAAATTGATGCTGCTATTACAAAGTgtatgtcaaagtctgttgataCTGTGGGTGATGTTCAATATTTTGAAATAAAGGATTTCAGACAGCCATGCACATCTTTTTTCAAg GTGCAATAcaacaaagaagaagatggtttAAGTATAAATTGTTCTTGCAAACGGTTTGAACAATTTGGTATATTGTGCCGCCATATATTTTACGTATTACGGTATGAGGATATTAGTGAGTTTCCTAGAAGATATGTTCATAGAAGATGGACGAGAGATGTCGTTTCAATGGGATCAAATCATTCCAATATTCGATTTGATGAAATTGGTAGGAATAGTGAGATTGATAAAGTTTATAGAGAGATTGTTGTTGCAAATGAGTACGTGGTTAATAGGCTGGTTGGCGATTTAGATGAATTGTGTCGTTACAGGGAtcatattaaaagttatattgaTAAAGCGGATGAGGTTATGGTTGCTGCGCCGCCTCCTACTCGCAAAGAAAGATTTGCTGATATTGGAGGGAACATAGAGAAACCTGATTCTATGATTCGTGTCCCCATCAAAACAAGGACCAAAGGATGCGGTGTACAAAAAAGGATCAAGTCTAATCGTGAGATTGCAATTCAGAAATCATCAAAGATCCAGAAATCGTGCCGTGTTTGTGGTGGAAAAGGACATAACAGTCGAACATGTAAAGATAAGGTTTCTTCTAATGCTATAGGTTCTAGCAATTGA
- the LOC110896848 gene encoding malonyl-coenzyme A:anthocyanin 3-O-glucoside-6''-O-malonyltransferase has protein sequence MLNVLEKCRISPPPAAIGDRSLPLTFFDSAWLLFFPIHQIFFYEFPHPTSYFLETIVPKLKHSLSITLQHFFPFAGNLIVFPNPNRSPNGKRPEIRHVEGDAVALTFAECDLDFDDLIGNHPRECHKFYPLVPLLGQPSKVSNHVTIPLFSVQVTLFPNKGISIGLTNHHCLCDATTRFNFLNAWTSIAKHGTDELFIASGSLPFYERVIKYPESLDEICCNQPGIETIDEEYKLPQLVGDTDKARATLVLTQAHINRLKKWISVQLPTLEYVSSFSVACAYVWSCIAKSRARIGGQAGDDDLERFLCVVDWRSRIHPPLPQTYFGNCVGPCLCTPTKSTLLASNTGFRTAAEVFGKALSETIKNKDALMKDAETWLEKAYEPVPTIGVSGTPKYKVYDVDFGWGKAKKHETPSIDYNGSISVNACKDSPADIEIGISLPAKQLDAFISISRDELESNFYEQA, from the exons ATGTTGAACGTTCTTGAAAAGTGTCGAATATCTCCACCACCTGCCGCCATCGGGGACAGATCTCTACCACTTACTTTCTTTGATTCAGCATGGCTACTCTTCTTCCCGATCCACCAAATTTTCTTTTACGAGTTCCCTCATCCTACCTCATATTTCCTCGAAACAATAGTTCCTAAACTTAAACACTCATTATCCATAACTCTTCAGCACTTTTTCCCGTTCGCAGGGAACCTGATTGTGTTTCCTAATCCAAATCGTTCGCCGAATGGCAAAAGACCCGAAATCCGTCATGTCGAAGGTGATGCGGTCGCACTTACGTTCGCAGAATGTGATCTTGATTTTGATGATCTCATAGGAAATCATCCTCGTGAATGTCACAAGTTCTATCCACTTGTACCTTTGTTGGGACAACCATCAAAAGTGTCCAATCATGTCACCATCCCTCTATTCTCAGTGCAAGTAACACTTTTCCCGAATAAGGGGATCTCTATTGGGCTCACGAACCACCATTGCCTTTGTGACGCGACCACACGCTTTAACTTCTTGAACGCGTGGACATCGATCGCTAAACATGGTACGGATGAGTTATTCATAGCGAGTGGATCTTTGCCGTTCTATGAGAGAGTGATCAAGTATCCAGAATCTTTAGATGAAATTTGTTGCAATCAACCAGGGATTGAAACCATTGATGAGGAATACAAACTACCTCAGCTTGTAGGTGACACCGATAAAGCTCGTGCCACGCTTGTTTTAACCCAAGCCCACATCAACCGGTTAAAGAAATGGATATCGGTCCAGCTGCCAACACTCGAATATGTATCTTCATTTTCCGTGGCATGTGCTTACGTATGGAGTTGCATAGCGAAATCGCGTGCTAGAATTGGTGGGCAAGCAGGCGATGACGATCTAGAAAGGTTTTTGTGTGTTGTGGATTGGAGATCTAGAATCCATCCACCACTCCCTCAAACTTATTTTGGTAATTGTGTTGGTCCATGTCTTTGTACACCAACAAAAAGCACACTATTAGCAAGTAACACCGGATTCCGTACAGCTGCTGAAGTATTTGGAAAAGCGCTAAGCGAGACGATAAAAAATAAAGATGCACTGATGAAAGATGCCGAAACCTGGCTTGAGAAAGCCTACGAACCTGTGCCGACGATTGGGGTGTCTGGAACCCCAAAGTACAAGGTCTACGATGTTGATTTTGGATGGGGGAAGGCGAAAAAGCATGAGACTCCGTCTATTGATTACAACGGGTCT ATATCCGTTAACGCGTGCAAAGATTCACCGGCTGATATTGAAATCGGTATCTCCCTTCCTGCTAAACAATTGGATGCGTTTATTTCCATATCTAGAGATGAATTAGAGAGCAACTTTTATGAGCAAGCTTGA